From the genome of Halomonas sp. LR3S48:
GCCAGCAAGCGCTTTCGGCGCATCTCCCAGCGTATCCAGGACTCCATGGGCGACGTGACCCATGTGGCTTCCGAGGCTCTCACCGGCTATCGCGTGGTACGCACTCACGGCGCCGAGGCGTATGAGAAGGCGCGCTTCGCCCGGGCCAGCGACTACAACCGTCAGCAGAAGATGAAGGAAGCCCTGACCAAGGCGATCAGCACGCCAGTGATCCAGCTGATGATCGCGGTGTCACTGGCCATCCTGGTATGGCTGGCGATGTCGCCGGCGCTGCTGGCTGACATGACGCCCGGCGAGTTCGTCGCCTTCATCACCGCTGCCTCGCTGATGGCCAAGCCGGTGCGACAGCTCACCGAGATCAACAGCGAGATCCAGAAGGGGATCGCCGCCGCTGGTGAATTGTTCGGCCTGATGCAGGTGCCTGCCGAACTCGACGAGGGAACTCGCGAGCCCGAGCGTCTCCAGGGCCGGGTCGAGCTGCGCGGGGTGCGCTTCCGCTATAGCGAGGATCAGCCCGAGGTGCTCAAGGACATCAACGTGGTCATCGAGCCCGGCGAGATGATCGCTATCGTGGGGCGCTCCGGCAGCGGCAAGTCGACCCTGGCCGGGTTGCTGCCGCGCTTCTATCGCACCACCGCCGGCCAAGTGCTGATCGACGACGTTCCCATCGATGAGTACCGCCTGGCACCGTTGCGTCGCCAGATTGCCTTGGTGTCGCAGCAGGTGACCCTGTTCAATGCCAGCGTGGCCGACAACATCGCCTATGGCATGCCGCAGGCCGAGCGTAGCAGCATCGTGGCAGCGGCGAAGGCGGCTTATGCCCATGAGTTCATCGAGCGGCTGCCCCACGGCTACGACTCCATCATCGGCGACAATGGCGTGATGCTCTCCGGTGGGCAGCGTCAGCGCCTCGCCATTGCCCGGGCAATTTTCAAGGATTCGCCCCTGCTGGTCCTCGACGAGGCGACTTCAGCGCTGGATACCGAGTCGGAGCGCTATATCCAGCGGGCACTCGAGGTGGTTTGCCGTGGGCGTACCACCCTGGTCATCGCCCATCGCCTCTCCACCATCGAGCGTGCCGACCGCATCCTGGTGATGGAGCAGGGCCAGATCGTCGAGCAGGGCAACCATGCCGAACTGCTGGCGCGCGACGGCGCCTATGCCGCGCTGCACCGGCTGCAGTTCCAGGAAGCTCCGGTGTCA
Proteins encoded in this window:
- the msbA gene encoding lipid A export permease/ATP-binding protein MsbA, which produces MIQDRTQHSGWALYKQLLAYVKPHWISFSLAIVGYALYAASSTALAEMMKRLIDGIQDPDASFRLFLPLFVVFMFAIRGLGTFLGTYFMSNVARNVVHALRCNVFNHMLHLPGRFFDSHSSGHLISRVTYHVEQVTGAATNAITILLREGLFVIGLLSYLMWTNWMLTLLFLAVTPLIGGVVSYASKRFRRISQRIQDSMGDVTHVASEALTGYRVVRTHGAEAYEKARFARASDYNRQQKMKEALTKAISTPVIQLMIAVSLAILVWLAMSPALLADMTPGEFVAFITAASLMAKPVRQLTEINSEIQKGIAAAGELFGLMQVPAELDEGTREPERLQGRVELRGVRFRYSEDQPEVLKDINVVIEPGEMIAIVGRSGSGKSTLAGLLPRFYRTTAGQVLIDDVPIDEYRLAPLRRQIALVSQQVTLFNASVADNIAYGMPQAERSSIVAAAKAAYAHEFIERLPHGYDSIIGDNGVMLSGGQRQRLAIARAIFKDSPLLVLDEATSALDTESERYIQRALEVVCRGRTTLVIAHRLSTIERADRILVMEQGQIVEQGNHAELLARDGAYAALHRLQFQEAPVS